A part of Salvelinus alpinus chromosome 5, SLU_Salpinus.1, whole genome shotgun sequence genomic DNA contains:
- the LOC139576124 gene encoding F-actin-monooxygenase mical2b-like isoform X3, whose amino-acid sequence MGETEEEKDQAGKLFENFIQASTCKGTLQSFNLLCRLLDLDPQDHETFYCSLKTRLTSWRAKALWTKLDKRTCHKEYKKGQACVGTKCLIIGGGPCGLRTAIELALLGAKVVVIEKRDTFSRNNVLHLWPYTIHDLKGLGAKKFYGKFCAGAIDHISIRQLQLMLLKIALLIAVEFHVNVEFVKLLEPPENQENDGPGWRAEIRPADHPVANIDFDVVVGADGRRNTLEGFKRKEFRGKLAIAITANFVNRNTTAEAKVEEISGVAFIFNQKFFLDLKEETGIDLENIVYYKDNTHYFVMTAKKQSLLDKGVIIHDYIDTEMLLSSENVNQEALLGYAREAADFGTNYQLPTLDFAINACGQPDVAMFDFTSMYASENAALVRERFGHQLLVALVGDSLLEPFWPMGTGCARGFLAAFDSAWMVKRWAEGRTPLEVLAERESLYRILPQTTTENIGKNFEQYTIDPGTRYPNLISTCVRQNQVRHLYINGEMPVKSCSLERNATIRRPVNLARRESEIRPSRLLTWCQKQTEGYRNVSVTDLTTSWQSGLALCALIHRFRSHLIEFDSLNEEDSANNLQLACNLAEREFGIRPFTTGEEMAAGQEPDKTRMVTYLSKFYELFRGTPLPVSDSRGADENSEDYPSKAVRSMNKVLNLVPRKRIPKDEKKLEDTDPTYKRRRKVCSYLEEATNFSSQSASCVGEGREVKENKVRSMASQLLSKFEESNPSFTLRRQSQCDWGSERAPRPRSMDMTETPRFTNLRQQTPLNPPPKTQFPSATCAKYAAECIARPPPQPPPKPKLSPQLQAQLQSQHQPQPQFQPQPKLQPPSIPHPTLRKVRQADQTCAQMQPQTQPQKPESPEYTGYSPSCHSAVLAMSRMLQRLQEVEEKITQKKAQTQNAREFHNKSIKEKAVHLRALFSGDVNSTCQLDSDKQAIPSESDPILPNPSPEVTSLYLYPDITLSTFSPPHPYSSSSSCLLQPQSGSAGQTIPSPHILPAPRPKISSSLLCPEITLSTFSPPHTYSPSSSSSSCLLQHQPGSAEQTSPSPPILPAPTPKVTSLLCPEITLSTFSLPQTVSSSSSILLQLKTSQSGALDMQLCKKEMQRDPLNESHVRTVGKVSLAIAARAETLVTLYETDHRPKASSPCSPPASAPLSPVSLRREFPGSGDQCHSCQKRVYVVERISAEGLYFHRECFRCDTCGSVLRQGGHAFDSEQGKLYCKLHFTQRKNGMNHRRTFNSHLGQNGAGVQEGSGTQTPDCDTTEGLQSQSPGTFSSRLRKSLSWPLSVTRAVCDSPRLLSRWVYGTAHAVGLHFRANVQDYFFLYELLSLGVPLLFMLQEVLLQMYSETGPVSQSIQPLLLWLEEHLGHRLM is encoded by the exons atgggggagacagaggaggaaaagGACCAGGCAGGGAAGCTGTTTGAGAATTTCATCCAGGCCTCTACCTGTAAGGGCACCCTGCAGTCCTTCAACCTCCTGTGCAGGCTGCTGGATCTAGACCCTCAGGACCATGAGACGTTCTACTGTAGTCTGAAGACCAGGCTCACCTCCTGGAGGGCCAAGGCCCTCTGGACCAAACTGGACAAGAGAACCTGCCACAAGGAGTACAAGAAGGGCCAGGCTTGTGTGGGCACCAAA TGCCTGATCATCGGGGGAGGCCCATGTGGCTTGCGGACGGCCATCGAGCTGGCTCTGCTGGGGGCCAAGGTGGTGGTGATTGAGAAGAGGGACACCTTCTCCAGGAACAACGTGCTGCACTTGTGGCCCTACACCATCCACGACCTCAAGGGCCTCGGGGCCAAGAAGTTCTACGGCAAATTCTGTGCTGGAGCCATAGACCACATCA GTATTCGTCAGCTCCAGCTCATGCTGCTGAAGATCGCCCTGCTCATAGCTGTGGAGTTCCATGTCAATGTGGAGTTTGTCAAACTGCTGGAACCTCCAGAGAACCAGGAGAATGACG GGCCTGGCTGGAGAGCTGAGATCAGGCCTGCCGATCACCCCGTGGCAAACATTGACTTTGACGTGGTGGTGGGGGCTGATGGGAGGAGAAATACCCTGGAAG gGTTCAAGAGGAAGGAGTTCCGTGGTAAGCTGGCTATCGCCATCACGGCCAACTTTGTCAACAGGAACACCACGGCCGAGGCCAAGGTGGAGGAGATCAGCGGTGTGGCCTTCATCTTTAACCAGAAGTTCTTCCTGGACCTCAAAGAGGAAACAG GTATTGACCTGGAGAACATTGTGTActacaaggacaacacacactacTTTGTCATGACAGCAAAGAAGCAGAGCCTACTGGACAAGGGTGTCATCATTCAT GACTACATAGACACAGAGATGCTGCTGAGCAGTGAGAATGTGAACCAGGAAGCTCTGCTGGGTTACGCCCGCGAAGCCGCTGACTTTGGCACCAACTACCAGCTTCCCACGCTGGACTTTGCCATAAATGCCTGTGGCCAGCCGGACGTGGCCATGTTTGACTTCACCAGCATGTATGCCTCGGAGAACGCAGCGCTGGTCAGAGAACGCTTCGGACATCAGCTACTTGTGGCACTGGTTGGGGACAGCTTGTTAGAG ccGTTCTGGCCCATGGGTACAGGGTGTGCGAGAGGCTTCCTGGCTGCTTTTGACTCAGCCTGGATGGTGAAAAGGTGGGCTGAGGGCAGGACCCCTCTGGAGGTGCTAGCTGAGAG GGAGAGTCTTTACAGAATCCTGCCGCAGACAACCACTGAAAACATTGGCAAAAACTTTGAGCAGTACACCATTGACCCTGGGACTCGGTATCCCAACCTCATCTCCACCTGTGTCAGGCAAAACCAG GTGCGTCACCTGTACATCAATGGAGAAATGCCAGTGAAGTCGTGCTCTCTGGAGCGTAATGCTACAATACGTCGCCCTGTGAACCTGGCCAGACGAG agtcGGAGATCAGGCCGAGCAGGCTGCTGACGTGGTGTCAGAAACAGACCGAGGGCTACAGGAACGTGAGCGTGACTGACCTGACCACCTCGTGGCAGAGCGGCCTGGCTCTCTGTGCCCTCATCCACCGGTTCAGATCCCACCTCAT AGAGTTTGATTCGCTGAATGAGGAGGATTCGGCTAACAACCTCCAGCTGGCATGTAACCTGGCTGAGCGGGAGTTTGGGATCCGGCCCttcaccactggggaggagatgGCTGCTGGTCAGGAACCAGACAAGACCAGAATGGTCACCTACCTCTCCAAGTTCTACGAGCTGTTCCGCGGCACCCCCCTCCCCGTCTCAG ATTCTAGAGGGGCCGACGAAAACAGTGAAGACTATCCTTCCAAGGCAGTCAGAAGTATGAACAAAGTTCTGAACTTGGTACCAAGAAAGAGGATACCAAAG GATGAGAAGAAGCTAGAAGATACTGACCCAACGTACAAAAGGAGACGAAAAGTCTGCAGTTACTTGGAAGAG GCAACCAACTTCTCCAGTCAGAGTGCATCCTGTGTAGGTGAGGGGAGGGAGGTGAAGGAGAACAAGGTCCGCTCCATGGCCAGCCAGCTCCTGTCCAAGTTTGAGGAGAGCAACCCCAGTTTCACCCTCCGGAGACAG TCTCAGTGTGATTGGGGTTCTGAGAGGGCCCCTCGGCCACGCTCCATGGACATGACTGAGACCCCACGCTTCACCAACCTCAGGCAGCAGACCCCACTCAACCCTCCCCCCAAGACACAG TTTCCGTCTGCAACCTGTGCCAAATATGCAGCTGAGTGCATCGCTCGGCCCCCACCACAGCCTCCTCCCAAACCCAAGCTCTCTCCCCAGCTTCAAGCCCAGCTTCAGTCTCAgcaccagccccaaccccagttCCAGCCCCAACCTAAGCTCCAACCCCCATCCATCCCACATCCCACCCTCAGGAAGGTCAGACAGGCTGATCAGACATGTGCTCAGATGCAACCTCAGACGCAGCCTCAAAAGCCAGAGAGCCCAGAGTACACTGGCTACTCTCCCTCCTGCCACTCAGCAGTCCTAGCCATGTCTAGAATGCTCCAACGCCTTCAGGAAGTGGAGGAAAAGATCACCCAG AAGAAAGCTCAGACCCAGAATGCTAGAGAGTTTCACAATAAAAGTATCAAGGAGAAAGCGGTCCACCTGAGAGCACTGTTCTCTGGGGATGTGAACTCTACGTGCCAG CTTGATTCTGATAAACAGGCCATTCCCTCAGAGTCTGATCCCATCCTCCCTAACCCCAGTCCAGAAGTCACCTCATTATACCTTTACCCAGATATCACCCTTTCTACCTTCTCACCTCCTCATCCCtattcctcatcctcatcctgtCTACTACAACCTCAG TCTGGATCTGCTGGACAGACCATTCCCTCACCTCACATCCTCCCTGCTCCCCGTCCTAAAATCTCTTCATCACTACTTTGTCCAGAAATCACCCTTTCTACATTTTCACCCCCTCATACATAttctccatcctcttcctcctcttcctgtctaCTTCAACATCAG CCTGGATCTGCTGAACAGACCagtccctctcctcccatcctccctgcTCCCACTCCTAAAGTCACTTCCCTCCTTTGTCCAGAAATCACCCTTTCTACCTTCTCACTCCCTCAAACCGTTTCTTCATCCTCATCCATTCTACTCCAACTCAAG ACCAGTCAATCTGGGGCACTAGATATGCAGCTTTGTAAGAAAGAAATGCAAAGAGATCCCTTGAATGAGTCACATGTG CGGACGGTGGGGAAGGTGTCTCTGGCTATAGCAGCCAGGGCTGAGACGCTGGTCACCCTCTATGAGACTGACCACAGGCCTAAAGCCTCCTCCCCCTGTTCACCCCCAGCCTCTGCGCCTCTGTCTCCG GTTTCCTTGCGGAGGGAGTTCCCCGGGTCTGGTGACCAGTGTCACTCCTGTCAGAAGCGCGTGTATGTGGTGGAGAGGATCAGTGCTGAGGGACTTTATTTCCACAGGGAGTGCTTTCGCTGTGACACCTGTGGCTCCGTCCTGCGCCAGGGAGGCCATGCCTTCGACTCTGAGCAGG GCAAGTTATACTGCAAGCTGCACTTCACACAACGTAAAAATGGAATGAATCATCGGAGGACATTCAATTCACATCTG GGTCAGAATGGAGCCGGGGTTCAGGAGGGGTCAGGGACACAGACTCCTGACTGTGACACAACAGAAGGCCTGCAGAGCCAGTCACCAGGTACCTTCAGCTCCCGCCTGAGGAAGAGCCTGAGCTGGCCCCTGAGTGTGACCCGGGCTGTGTGTGACTCCCCCCGCCTCCTGTCTCGCTGGGTGTATGGTACGGCCCATGCTGTGGGCCTCCACTTTAGAGCCAATGTGCAGGACTATTTCTTCCTGTATGAGCTGCTGAGCCTGGGAGTGCCTCTGCTGTTCATGCTCCAGGAGGTGCTGCTGCAGATGTACTCTGAAACCGGGCCTGTCTCACAGTCCATCCAGCCCCTACTGCTGTGGCTGGAGGAACACCTAGGTCACAGGCTCATGTAG
- the LOC139576124 gene encoding F-actin-monooxygenase mical2b-like isoform X7 produces the protein MGETEEEKDQAGKLFENFIQASTCKGTLQSFNLLCRLLDLDPQDHETFYCSLKTRLTSWRAKALWTKLDKRTCHKEYKKGQACVGTKCLIIGGGPCGLRTAIELALLGAKVVVIEKRDTFSRNNVLHLWPYTIHDLKGLGAKKFYGKFCAGAIDHISIRQLQLMLLKIALLIAVEFHVNVEFVKLLEPPENQENDGPGWRAEIRPADHPVANIDFDVVVGADGRRNTLEGFKRKEFRGKLAIAITANFVNRNTTAEAKVEEISGVAFIFNQKFFLDLKEETGIDLENIVYYKDNTHYFVMTAKKQSLLDKGVIIHDYIDTEMLLSSENVNQEALLGYAREAADFGTNYQLPTLDFAINACGQPDVAMFDFTSMYASENAALVRERFGHQLLVALVGDSLLEPFWPMGTGCARGFLAAFDSAWMVKRWAEGRTPLEVLAERESLYRILPQTTTENIGKNFEQYTIDPGTRYPNLISTCVRQNQVRHLYINGEMPVKSCSLERNATIRRPVNLARRESEIRPSRLLTWCQKQTEGYRNVSVTDLTTSWQSGLALCALIHRFRSHLIEFDSLNEEDSANNLQLACNLAEREFGIRPFTTGEEMAAGQEPDKTRMVTYLSKFYELFRGTPLPVSDSRGADENSEDYPSKAVRSMNKVLNLVPRKRIPKDEKKLEDTDPTYKRRRKVCSYLEEATNFSSQSASCVGEGREVKENKVRSMASQLLSKFEESNPSFTLRRQSQCDWGSERAPRPRSMDMTETPRFTNLRQQTPLNPPPKTQFPSATCAKYAAECIARPPPQPPPKPKLSPQLQAQLQSQHQPQPQFQPQPKLQPPSIPHPTLRKVRQADQTCAQMQPQTQPQKPESPEYTGYSPSCHSAVLAMSRMLQRLQEVEEKITQKKAQTQNAREFHNKSIKEKAVHLRALFSGDVNSTCQTSQSGALDMQLCKKEMQRDPLNESHVCHSSGSTYVSQQQRTAILQPKPEPGFNNVKQRTVGKVSLAIAARAETLVTLYETDHRPKASSPCSPPASAPLSPVSLRREFPGSGDQCHSCQKRVYVVERISAEGLYFHRECFRCDTCGSVLRQGGHAFDSEQGKLYCKLHFTQRKNGMNHRRTFNSHLGQNGAGVQEGSGTQTPDCDTTEGLQSQSPGTFSSRLRKSLSWPLSVTRAVCDSPRLLSRWVYGTAHAVGLHFRANVQDYFFLYELLSLGVPLLFMLQEVLLQMYSETGPVSQSIQPLLLWLEEHLGHRLM, from the exons atgggggagacagaggaggaaaagGACCAGGCAGGGAAGCTGTTTGAGAATTTCATCCAGGCCTCTACCTGTAAGGGCACCCTGCAGTCCTTCAACCTCCTGTGCAGGCTGCTGGATCTAGACCCTCAGGACCATGAGACGTTCTACTGTAGTCTGAAGACCAGGCTCACCTCCTGGAGGGCCAAGGCCCTCTGGACCAAACTGGACAAGAGAACCTGCCACAAGGAGTACAAGAAGGGCCAGGCTTGTGTGGGCACCAAA TGCCTGATCATCGGGGGAGGCCCATGTGGCTTGCGGACGGCCATCGAGCTGGCTCTGCTGGGGGCCAAGGTGGTGGTGATTGAGAAGAGGGACACCTTCTCCAGGAACAACGTGCTGCACTTGTGGCCCTACACCATCCACGACCTCAAGGGCCTCGGGGCCAAGAAGTTCTACGGCAAATTCTGTGCTGGAGCCATAGACCACATCA GTATTCGTCAGCTCCAGCTCATGCTGCTGAAGATCGCCCTGCTCATAGCTGTGGAGTTCCATGTCAATGTGGAGTTTGTCAAACTGCTGGAACCTCCAGAGAACCAGGAGAATGACG GGCCTGGCTGGAGAGCTGAGATCAGGCCTGCCGATCACCCCGTGGCAAACATTGACTTTGACGTGGTGGTGGGGGCTGATGGGAGGAGAAATACCCTGGAAG gGTTCAAGAGGAAGGAGTTCCGTGGTAAGCTGGCTATCGCCATCACGGCCAACTTTGTCAACAGGAACACCACGGCCGAGGCCAAGGTGGAGGAGATCAGCGGTGTGGCCTTCATCTTTAACCAGAAGTTCTTCCTGGACCTCAAAGAGGAAACAG GTATTGACCTGGAGAACATTGTGTActacaaggacaacacacactacTTTGTCATGACAGCAAAGAAGCAGAGCCTACTGGACAAGGGTGTCATCATTCAT GACTACATAGACACAGAGATGCTGCTGAGCAGTGAGAATGTGAACCAGGAAGCTCTGCTGGGTTACGCCCGCGAAGCCGCTGACTTTGGCACCAACTACCAGCTTCCCACGCTGGACTTTGCCATAAATGCCTGTGGCCAGCCGGACGTGGCCATGTTTGACTTCACCAGCATGTATGCCTCGGAGAACGCAGCGCTGGTCAGAGAACGCTTCGGACATCAGCTACTTGTGGCACTGGTTGGGGACAGCTTGTTAGAG ccGTTCTGGCCCATGGGTACAGGGTGTGCGAGAGGCTTCCTGGCTGCTTTTGACTCAGCCTGGATGGTGAAAAGGTGGGCTGAGGGCAGGACCCCTCTGGAGGTGCTAGCTGAGAG GGAGAGTCTTTACAGAATCCTGCCGCAGACAACCACTGAAAACATTGGCAAAAACTTTGAGCAGTACACCATTGACCCTGGGACTCGGTATCCCAACCTCATCTCCACCTGTGTCAGGCAAAACCAG GTGCGTCACCTGTACATCAATGGAGAAATGCCAGTGAAGTCGTGCTCTCTGGAGCGTAATGCTACAATACGTCGCCCTGTGAACCTGGCCAGACGAG agtcGGAGATCAGGCCGAGCAGGCTGCTGACGTGGTGTCAGAAACAGACCGAGGGCTACAGGAACGTGAGCGTGACTGACCTGACCACCTCGTGGCAGAGCGGCCTGGCTCTCTGTGCCCTCATCCACCGGTTCAGATCCCACCTCAT AGAGTTTGATTCGCTGAATGAGGAGGATTCGGCTAACAACCTCCAGCTGGCATGTAACCTGGCTGAGCGGGAGTTTGGGATCCGGCCCttcaccactggggaggagatgGCTGCTGGTCAGGAACCAGACAAGACCAGAATGGTCACCTACCTCTCCAAGTTCTACGAGCTGTTCCGCGGCACCCCCCTCCCCGTCTCAG ATTCTAGAGGGGCCGACGAAAACAGTGAAGACTATCCTTCCAAGGCAGTCAGAAGTATGAACAAAGTTCTGAACTTGGTACCAAGAAAGAGGATACCAAAG GATGAGAAGAAGCTAGAAGATACTGACCCAACGTACAAAAGGAGACGAAAAGTCTGCAGTTACTTGGAAGAG GCAACCAACTTCTCCAGTCAGAGTGCATCCTGTGTAGGTGAGGGGAGGGAGGTGAAGGAGAACAAGGTCCGCTCCATGGCCAGCCAGCTCCTGTCCAAGTTTGAGGAGAGCAACCCCAGTTTCACCCTCCGGAGACAG TCTCAGTGTGATTGGGGTTCTGAGAGGGCCCCTCGGCCACGCTCCATGGACATGACTGAGACCCCACGCTTCACCAACCTCAGGCAGCAGACCCCACTCAACCCTCCCCCCAAGACACAG TTTCCGTCTGCAACCTGTGCCAAATATGCAGCTGAGTGCATCGCTCGGCCCCCACCACAGCCTCCTCCCAAACCCAAGCTCTCTCCCCAGCTTCAAGCCCAGCTTCAGTCTCAgcaccagccccaaccccagttCCAGCCCCAACCTAAGCTCCAACCCCCATCCATCCCACATCCCACCCTCAGGAAGGTCAGACAGGCTGATCAGACATGTGCTCAGATGCAACCTCAGACGCAGCCTCAAAAGCCAGAGAGCCCAGAGTACACTGGCTACTCTCCCTCCTGCCACTCAGCAGTCCTAGCCATGTCTAGAATGCTCCAACGCCTTCAGGAAGTGGAGGAAAAGATCACCCAG AAGAAAGCTCAGACCCAGAATGCTAGAGAGTTTCACAATAAAAGTATCAAGGAGAAAGCGGTCCACCTGAGAGCACTGTTCTCTGGGGATGTGAACTCTACGTGCCAG ACCAGTCAATCTGGGGCACTAGATATGCAGCTTTGTAAGAAAGAAATGCAAAGAGATCCCTTGAATGAGTCACATGTG TGTCACAGCAGTGGCTCCACATATGTATCCCAACAACAACGCACTGCAATACTACAACCAAAGCCAGAACCTGGTTTTAATAACGTCAAACAG CGGACGGTGGGGAAGGTGTCTCTGGCTATAGCAGCCAGGGCTGAGACGCTGGTCACCCTCTATGAGACTGACCACAGGCCTAAAGCCTCCTCCCCCTGTTCACCCCCAGCCTCTGCGCCTCTGTCTCCG GTTTCCTTGCGGAGGGAGTTCCCCGGGTCTGGTGACCAGTGTCACTCCTGTCAGAAGCGCGTGTATGTGGTGGAGAGGATCAGTGCTGAGGGACTTTATTTCCACAGGGAGTGCTTTCGCTGTGACACCTGTGGCTCCGTCCTGCGCCAGGGAGGCCATGCCTTCGACTCTGAGCAGG GCAAGTTATACTGCAAGCTGCACTTCACACAACGTAAAAATGGAATGAATCATCGGAGGACATTCAATTCACATCTG GGTCAGAATGGAGCCGGGGTTCAGGAGGGGTCAGGGACACAGACTCCTGACTGTGACACAACAGAAGGCCTGCAGAGCCAGTCACCAGGTACCTTCAGCTCCCGCCTGAGGAAGAGCCTGAGCTGGCCCCTGAGTGTGACCCGGGCTGTGTGTGACTCCCCCCGCCTCCTGTCTCGCTGGGTGTATGGTACGGCCCATGCTGTGGGCCTCCACTTTAGAGCCAATGTGCAGGACTATTTCTTCCTGTATGAGCTGCTGAGCCTGGGAGTGCCTCTGCTGTTCATGCTCCAGGAGGTGCTGCTGCAGATGTACTCTGAAACCGGGCCTGTCTCACAGTCCATCCAGCCCCTACTGCTGTGGCTGGAGGAACACCTAGGTCACAGGCTCATGTAG